A genome region from Solanum pennellii chromosome 12, SPENNV200 includes the following:
- the LOC107006296 gene encoding AP2/ERF and B3 domain-containing transcription factor At1g51120-like yields the protein MEGESNNISDSRLMKGVLDELNGQCTKGNNEFKHLFHKVLSPSDVENKKFVIPRRYAIKYFSHIQQNEEIDIYDSSTQLWRFRFFYCQSSKKFSFTKGWPKFVMVKGLRARDIIVFNLCESKNGTNETRNTLVIDVVKSNEGLKMDLALNNNAIDDDDALTPVLLFGKQIGWTKTKRGNEDEV from the exons ATGGAAGGTGAAAGTAATAATATTTCTGATTCAAGACTCATGAAAGGTGTTCTTGATGAACTTAATGGTCAGTGCACTAAG GGTAACAATGAATTTAAGCATCTTTTTCACAAAGTGCTTTCTCCGAGTGatgttgaaaataaaaagtttgtGATCCCTAGGAGATATGCTATAAAATACTTCTCTCACATCCAGCAAAATGAGGAGATTGACATATATGATAGCTCAACACAATTATGGAGATTCAGGTTTTTTTACTGCCAAAGTAGTAAAAAATTTAGCTTCACAAAGGGATGGCCTAAATTTGTTATGGTTAAAGGCTTGAGAGCCAGAGACATAATTGTTTTCAACTTGTGTGAATCCAAGAATGGAACAAATGAGACTCGCAATACGTTAGTGATTGATGTGGTGAAGAGTAATGAAGGTTTGAAAATGGATTTAGCACTCAATAATAatgctattgatgatgatgatgctttGACACCTGTTTTGCTTTTTGGAAAGCAAATAGGTTGGACTAAGACAAAAAGGGGAAATGAAGatgaagtttaa